Genomic segment of Arachis hypogaea cultivar Tifrunner chromosome 16, arahy.Tifrunner.gnm2.J5K5, whole genome shotgun sequence:
ACCCACCTCCAGCCACCGGCGACCCAACCCAGCCGCCGCAGCCGCCGCGCCCTtccctttctcttcttcctctctccctGTCTCGGCCTCACCCCCGAGTCCTGAAACCACCGCGACCCCCTTTTTCACGCCAGTAGCAGCGCCTCACCTCCGCCAACCTTCTTCTCCTTTCTCCGCGAGCCCAGGACCGCAGCACCGCCGGCAACCCTAATCGCCGCTGCCCTGCTTTCGCCGCGCCTCTCCAGCCCCTGTTCTGTCCGCGATCCCACCTCGCTCGTCCTCCTCTTTTCATCTACGCCGGCGACCTCTCCGTGACCCAACCCTCTTCTCGTTCCAGCCGCGTCACCACACTCTCCTCCCTTCATCCATAATCACCGGCGATAACCCACACCGCCGCGCCCCTTTCTCttcccctttccctcttctagctTCTACCGAGCCCAGTGCCATCGCGACGTTACCCTCGCGCCAGAGCCCCATCTTCTCCTCGCCGAACCAGAGGAACCCCCACCAGAACCCCTTCCGTCGAGCTCAACACCGAGGCGCCATACCCTTGTTCCCTCGCCGAACGTACGAAGCCCTTCCCTGGCTTCGACCACCACCACCGTGACCGCCATCCCCCTATTCTCTCGATGCCTTCGAGCAGCAAGAACAGGGCGTCTCCCCTGTTTCTCAGCCTTGCAACGCAGCGCTGCCCTTCTTCTTCGCCACTTCAGTCTCTGAGTATCACCGCTGGTGCCGCCACTTTGGCCGGCCGCTTCCACCCTTCCTTCCCCTTCCTCCCTCTGCTCTGATTCTGCTTCCCAGGTTTAaccattttctttttcctttactTTGTTCTGTTTCGTTTATCATATTACAGCTAGTTAGTTCATTTTGTTTATCTTAATTTAGTTAGTTTATGCATGTTTAGTTGATTAGGTGGTTAGAGAATTTGAGCTGGATAGTGGATTTAgggttgttttgattaataatGCTGTTCGGAATGTTGCTCTTTCATGATTTGCCCCTGTGCAATTGATGCTGCTGCCTGGTTATCTGTTATTGCTTTGTTCTTGCTAAATGCTATTGGCTGAGTTCTTGTTCCCAATTGCAGTTCATTGTTGGATTCAATTATGAGTAATTGCTTGAATTCATACTGCTTGCTTCTGGAACGATTATCGAATTCAATGCAACGAATGCTTATTGAGTCCATTATATGTTGTGCATTGCTGCTGTTTTGGTTACTGCTGGATTAATTCACTGCTGTTCGGGTTGCTCATTTGTGATGGAATCACTGATTCTGAATTGCTGTTTATGATGTAGAATCACTAATTCTGATTTGATTTTTCTGATCGAATTGATGGTTAAATTACTGTTGAGTTCATTTGGTTAGTTGTTTGACTGATTTTCTGTTGAACTTCTGAGATATTGCTGCTGGGagtgttgaattattgttgctaGAATTGTGTTAAATATGTGGGTATGTGTGGATTGAAACTGGTTCCATTGACAACATTGCGGCTAAAATTGTTGAAGCCTGCAGTTTGGTTTGCCTTGATTAGGTTTGCTTGCTGGATAATTAATCATGCTATTATGCTTCTTAAGTTTGAATTTCATTTGGTTTGAAATGGCTTGGCTGAATTGCTGCTGAAGTCTTCTTTCAATTTTGCACTTGACTGTTTGAATTCAGATTGCCTGCTTGTTAAATGGTTCATTGTTTTGGTGCTGTATTTTTGTTCTTGCTGTATTTTGGCCCACTGTCTGATTTCCTTTGAAAACATACATGAATTTTGTGAATTTAATGGTTAAAGCATTCATAGGAAATCTGAATTGATTGTTTGAATTTGGGAAATAGCCAATTTATTGTTGAAATGCTGCAGGATTTTTCTTAAACTTGTTCATTAAATGACATTGTCTTCTTTGGTGCAACAAGTTTCTATTTGACGGATTTCTGTGTCAATAGAATCTTGTTTGCTAAATGGGTTTGGAAATTTCCTCATGAGCTTCCTTACGAGTTTTGGTCAATTCTTtaacttctttgcttcttttaaaTCATGCGTTCTTCTTGAGCATTGAATATGCCTTAATTGAGTTTTAAATTGACCATAAACTTGAAATTCTTTTgagattttgatcctcttttGCATAAACTCACAAGTTTAAAGTTTTTTTAATCTATGTGGCTGaattaattcattttatttttgccTAACTTTCATGAAGTCACTTAGATCATGAGTTTTCAATTCTTGTTTCAACTTGTGACTTTTATGCTTCGTTATAATTTGGTGTTTGAATTTTCCTTATTTACCTTTGTCAACACCAAAATGTCTCACCTTATGCTAAGTGGATGTGCCCACTATTCTTTGATTATATGCCCACTAAAATCGCATTACTCACTTCAGCATAAGgcatattttattttgagaagTTGAACATGAACTTGCTTGTTTTGGAACTTTGGAAATTTTCAGAATTTAGGGACGTTTTTGCTATGCCCATAACTTTTGCCTTTCTCTttgttttcaactaactctttcttTTCCTTTACATGACTTTgacctttgttttctttttcaactaactttttcttcttcttaacaTAACCTCTGactatcttttctttcttttctttttcaactaactattttctttttactcacataacttttaactttctttttcttttcaactaaCACTAACTTTTTAactgttttcttttcttcacccacCTTTtgacttttcctttccttttcaaCTAACTTTCCTTTTTAACcttttaactattttcttttttttttccttcgtgCATAGCAATAACgctcctttcttctttttctctttgatAAACAAGCAAGTTAGCTTTCTTAGATTCCTTTATTTGATTGGAAGTTACTTCTTCTAACTTGAATCTCATGTGTGCTTCCATTCAAATTTATATTATCTGTTCACTTCATACATATGCTGTTTTGTGACTTAGCTCTTTCCTTTTCAGCACCACCATCACTCTTGCAGCCACTTTTGTATGGTGACACAGTGACGACTCTTTTCACTCCGCATGGtgagcaccgaggacggtgctacatcttaagtgtggggaggttgtgcatctttaGCAAGCGCATTTTGGGTGACAAGCTTCATTTCCGAACACTTTTAGTTTAGtttctttttatactttttagttgttttgtatatattttatcttttgaaaaccTTTTTACTTAGTTTATTGCACTTTCTTAGTTTATTGCACTTTCTAATTTTGCTTGTACATAACTTAGTATTATATTGTAGTTATGCATATTTTGGCATTTTGCTCTTAATCTTGGCTTTTGCATATGCTTTTTAGTTTTTTAGCTATGATTGTGATTTTGGATGATGTGATGATTGCACCTAAGTTTGATTTCCTATATACTTGCTATTTTGGGTTGATTGAAATTAGGAATTAAACTTAAGATTTTTGACCTTTTTCATCCAATcacattatatacatatatagaataaATGTTAGTCAAATTAATGAAATTTCCAAGAAGCTTACTTTTTATATAGGGcattgaaattcaaattgaattgagttgaaattttTCATTGAAACTTGCATGATTTATACATTGTGGAATATGGTTTTGAGTTAAAGAACATAcaacttgtgagtttttgagcctcATTGTGTGGTTATATTATTTGACcacttatttcattcttgtgtgttgctcttctttatgattgtaatatttagtttgtttaattctatacgtccattgtttaatgtatatttatgcatttatgtgattgaggccattatttctttatagctcacttaacgcaaatagcctaccatttcatttacctttgtttgccactttgagcctatgAATACCtcctttttgttctttattttgccACATCATTAACCTTGAGCGGAAAACAATGAAATATTCTttatttgaatctttgagtaGCTTAAGTTAGTGAAAGTGTatgatgtttaagtgtggggaatgaAAAGATAAGAATAACTTGGTAGATAATATCTTTGAGTatgctttattttcacacccaccaagtgtttgacaaaatgcttggtatGACTTTTACCTAGTTTTTCACACTTTTGGCTTGGAATTGGATAATTAGGCGACCTTGAGTCATAGATGTCCATTCGATATTGTGATTAGAattgttagttggtttggttttcactaacgctagtctttcactaagttaattagtgagttgattaggacttgtggattgagatcaattatgcccttttgacttattctcgatgttaggatagactaattgggattaattcttaGCAATTATCATGTTTGTTGTCTATGATTATGATAGGAATCCTTAACTCCCAATCCTTGCTAAGAGTTCCTACTTTTTGCCACTTGAATTCTCTTTTTGATTTACTTGCTTTGagctttaattccttgcatgcttctttactttcttgccttCTAATTTTCTTGTCACTTGCAATCAAATCCCTTGcttccctcatagccaataataggaCACTTAATTACAATTCCTagagagaacgacccgaggttgatttactcttgatctcggtttatatcttgtattgaatttattatttgatcttgagaattcattgttggtttggactatgctaccaacgaattgattcttgtttttGATTGATTCTAAATCGGCAATATAAGTGAGCTATAACACTTAGGGAATTATTCCGTTTTTACACCGACGCCCTTTTCCTTTCACAGAAAGCTAAGAGACCTTGTCCATACCTTCCTCTTCTCCTTGCACCACATCCTAACACGGCTCTGCTATGCTACGCCACCACCGCGGCTTTGTTATGCCGCACCGCTTTCGTAGCTCTGCAACTTTGCACCGCCGTCGTAGCTCTGCTACTTCGCAGCAACGACGTCGCAGCTCTCCTACATCGCACCACCACCTCGCCATGCTCTTCTGCTTCTTTGCTCACCACTGCTTTATTGTGCCTCCCGTCTCCTTTACTACTCGTGCCGCCTCTGCTCCTTCACAATAGGTaggcttttaatttttttctgattTAGGCAATTAGGGTTCCTAATCCCCACTCCCTAGTCACTAGcatgtattaaatttaattagaacTCTATATCACAATTCATATTTAATTAGGCTTTTTCTATGTCTAGTTCAATTTTAGTATGCCTGATTTAGTTACAATCATCTGTATTTGTGTTAGATGCTTTCTTGTGCAGAATCATTTGAGCATTGCTTGTTATTATTAGTGTTATACTCTTAGTtatggatttttagggtttttgatttctaattttgtTGTTTCTAGGTTCTCTAATTTGGGATTTTGTTTTTTCTTGATTTAGCATTCATGTGAATGCATTTGATATAATAAGAGTTTGTTTAATGTATGTGTTTTGACAAAGTTTACTGGTAAACATAATTCTTCTGATCCATTACTTGTTGTCAAGGTAATTGTAAGCATTTTCCTTATGGTAAATGATTGTTActtattttactttttccccctaATTGTTCTTGTCTTCCTTCCAttaatttatatgtttattttgtcatgaattttttttttaaatttttgctaTAAATTTTCAGTGAGATCAGAAAGTACCAAAAGAGCACTGAGCTGTTGATCCGCAAGCTTCCCTTCCAGCGTCTTGTCCGTGAAATTGCTCAGAATTTCAAGGTATATGACTGTTATATTGAGGTATTCTTTCTGTATTCTTAATTCTTTTATTGTCCACAATTTCTGTTTATAAACCCTCTACATCCCCTTCTCTCAAGTATAGTTATTTGCTTTCTAAGTTTTAGTACTAAATAttgatactaaaatataaaaatgtaattaataaactaatgtGATTATACTATAGTTGACTTTGATTTTGCTTGTGGCAAGTGGAAATTTCAAGCTCAATTTTAGAAGTTCTCAAAAGCTTGGGAGCTTATCTTTTCTAGTATATTTTCACTCTCATTTAATCATTTttttggtttgttattttctcaaATAGGTTGTTTGGATCACTGGTGCTAAGCATAACTATGCCTTTCTTTTCATTAATTTCACATATGAATAGTATGTTAATGTTGTTTAGCTATGAAGATTGAAACTCTGAGTGAtccctaatttttttttaagatcaCTGTCGCAGGCCATTGCTGCAGTTACAGTTGCAATTGTCTTCTCTTCATCAATTGATTCTTGCCAAAATGGTTGTGTTGCTGCTTGTGTCCCACTCTGTCATCAAATTACTGTCAAGGGAGTAACTACTGCtcatttttcaaatcaatttgctGGTGTAACACTCTATCACCCTaaaccttacctctagccgtaaagcaaaggataacaaagtgccacgacagttctaaagctcataatataacatatattcaagaatttatataacaagaagcctgatgaagaaataaaagctcaaagtcgcataaaGCGGAATTACGAAAATGCGAAGCGTTTACACACAATAACTAAACGCGTTGGCagaaaaagatacaaaatataatatatacatatataaccttgtagatagctccatGATATACAAGGTAATAATTAAAGTAAACAAGATATACATAAGTATGATATACAAAAGGAAAACTATTCACcgcctgcggagtttaggccaACTAGTCAAGAGATACAACAGAGTTTTATAAAAGGTTTACTTCCTATCTCTCAAAGATTAAAGcaaaagcctctaaggcaaaaaagttatataaatacaaaagatgagagaatAACTACAACAAAAGTAAGGTAGAATAACACAAAGGAGAAACCATCCTCCATCTGTCACCATGTCCACAAACTCACTGAGGTGAatttgcgacctgcatctgaaaaataacaacaaaatattgtatgagaatcggaggttctcagtatggtaatagtgcccaatatgtaagatataaggtttcgggatgccaaaggcaatcctagaacttcacatcgaataTAGATATTCAACCATAATAAACGACAACCTATAAACCATAAATAGGGTATTATATCTTAAAGGATGtctaactaaaactagtcaccACTGTCCCAACGCCTTCGCCGacctaacctccatgcgatcctATTGCTGCCGCCTACCGAGCCTTCTCAAATCCAGTAGAAAGCACAAATAGAACAATTAACAAGTAGGCATATGATACATTTAGACACAATAGAAGTtgaacaaagcatacaaacagatagaagatgcatatgatgaatgtctgtcctattagctcatgatatcacttgtcggttcaaaatgccaacccgacacatccccgggatgtcgcctttctgccacGACCAGGGATGTCGCCTTTCTGCTCACTATCATATCATGCGCATCCCAGAGATGTAGTGTTTggccaaagttcaccaaaaacagGTTTTTACCAAAAGTGTCAATTATCTAGTTTTTCCAAAACTtctaaaaccaaaccaaacaaaaCACACTCAACACAACTCAAATATTTATAGTAAACACTTTCCAACCATTTCTCAAGCATCTAGCTATCAAACCATCAAATCCTCCTAATTTCCTTTATGTCTTCTCAATATAACCATCTTAAACATAATCAATCCCaacatcaaacaattcacatatacACCATTCTAAACCATCACAAACATTGTTTATCAACTTATCAtgataaattctctaattttttaTCATCTATCACCAAcaacatcatcaatcatcaacacaTCAACAATTACCCATTATTAACATCATAATTCATCCAATCATCacaataatcataatcatcaatatTCATACTCTACCAAATACAACTCCTTCAAacttcatcaaaatcatcatcaaccataACATTTACATGCAATTAATTATACAACTacatcattcaatcctatcttaaaggtcactagcctaagtgtcacaaaatattacatattacataaagaaaattaaaaccataccttgaccgattcccaatatgctcaAATCCACCAAATAACCTCCAACTAAGCTTCCAAAAATCAACAAGCCATCTAACTTGGTAGAAAACCTCCAAATCAACTCCAATAATTACGACATTCAAGCTATACacaattaattcatcataattaaTACCTATGGTTCACTAAAACCACAAATTCATACTGGTTAGGGCATTCTTACCTTACCCATAGCCAAATGTGGATGAAACCTGACAATTACTCGCAactagagttcacctaaaccacTAAAATTACAAAACTCATTCAAAAATCAAACGTAAAATTGTGGATTTGTTAGGGCTGGAAGCTGGAGCATGGATTTCGAAATCTTACCAATTTTGTTTAGCTAGAATTAAAGAGCTTGTCGAAAGCtttgcgtggccgtaaacggctcgtcaatcggagcatcgtagctcaagttatgagcaaAACAAGGTTTGAGTGAATAGTGAAACCCCAAaccccttctcttctctcttctcacctTCCCTTTATCTCTCTTTCCTGAAAAATTAGGCTGAATGCCTCTTAATGATCACATTTATATGTTGGATTTGGGTCCAACTTTAGGATTAGTGTCcggtttttaattctaaatattttcctaaggttttctactgtttttattattctcacaAAACACCGATAGACTTAAGCCGGTACTACCGGCTAAATTACCGGTACACATTTTTACGCAATTTTCTGCAGAAAAATACTTGTTCCTGCTCGAAAATATTTTCTAAATCCAAAtatcacttttttctttttaagataacatttctatatttttgaacctattttgggcaattaaattattattttattttataattaagtggTTAATTAATTTGGGGTTCTTACCGCTGTAAATGGAGCTGTTGCTATTCTTGTTCCAGATCAAAGTGCTGTAAATGGAGGAGGAGGAGCTATTTCAGTAGCTCTTTTCCTGAATCAAAATGCTACCAAGGTAGCTGTGGCTTCAAAAACTGCTGTATTCTCCCGAAATCCTGCATTTGTTCTTGCTCCAGTTATCCCAAGGTACGTCTTTGTTGCTGTTGTACAAAGTCCTTTTGGAGAAGTGCTTTCTGCTGTTTCTGTTGTAgtatttcaaattatattatattatttgcttGTAGTTATGATATAGTTAAGAGTATAAATTATTATGATTGCTAAAATAGTAAAAGGAGAATTTCGTTATATATAATGATAGTGCTCTAAACTACTGAAGTACTTTTGTTGAGTTATTGAATTGTTGTTTGTTCTTGAATTATTGTATTGCTTTTATTGTTCTGGTTTGTGGATCTGTTTGTAGTGCTTTTCAAGAATCACTATGTAGGTCAcgcaaatattttaaaaataatgagcAGTGTTAAACCTTTACATATCTCATTCCTTGCCTGATTTTTCTaacttcaattattttttatttttttgaaggtTAGAGTTTATAAAAAAGAGAATTTAAACTTTTCAGGGTACCAACTGAAAAAATGATAAAAGGTTTAGCACTGGCTGAGAGATAATGGTGGTGCGATAATTTTTCATGTGTATGTGTGTCTGATGCATCCGCATCATTAGtgcttttccttctttattttaattgatttattaagaattGTTGTGGATAATCAATCAATTTAAGGTTAGAATGGATATTACTTTGATTAGTTGAAATTCATTGGTTATAGGAAGTTTAGgagaacaaaaacaaacaaaacagaaaggaagaaagagaaagtATCCTGGAAGATACAAAAAGTTCACTGCAAGAAACAAAAAGCCTTTGGAAGAAAAAAGGGTGAGGGCGTACAACATTGGAGCTTTCACGTACTACGTCCCCGACACTTTacatgtcacacgtacgcatgcAGCGTGCGTACGCGTGAGCATTATTTGACGTAGTATGTTGAAGCTTTCAAGTACTACGTTGGGGACCCTttccatgtcacgcgtacgcatgtagCACGTTGGGGACCCTttccatgtcacgcgtacgcatgtagcacgcgtacgcgtgaccatcaCTTTTCACGTAGTACGCTGAAGATCCCACGTACAACAAAGTTGTCATGCGTATGCTTACATCACGCGTGCACGCAACAAAGGACATTTCAGCAGTCACATGTACGCCTAGGCCACACGTATGTGCAAGTGGTCCTTCGCGTAGTACGGGGAAATTATCACGTACAATGCTAGAGCAACTCCTAAAGGCCAAATTGAGGAAGATTAGATCACGTACAACGTAGCCCACTTCACGTTGTACGTGAGCCCCCGAAAGACACTCTAGGATCAATTTTCCATATGACGTATGACTTGGAACAAGCCAAGTACTACGTAGGCCTTGCTGCTTCTTCCAGAATCTCAAACCAAAGCCTTCTGTCCTTCAATTTCTCAACCCTTTGAAGGATCAATCACAAGCTCATTAATGAGGACAGTTATTAAAGACCACAAGCAATCAGGAAAGAGATCTTCTCGgtggaaaaaaattaaataaagatttgattctgtttttgattttgaatttgattaagaagttttgaattttgattttttatcttttagGGTTTGTATATAAAGGAAGAGGGTTCTGACCTCTTACCTTCTTTGGcacttttgagttttattttcttAAGGATTCCAAAACAAGCATGAGTTTCTAATTCTcctcggttaaggttaggagctctgttagtTTTATAGATAAATGCAATAACTTTTCTATTTCTAATTGATGCAATTGGTTCCTCTTTAAGAAacaatttttgttcttcatttcaAAGGGTTTAAATATGTTGGGAAACAATTCATCTCTGATTTGAATTCTCTTAATCTCTTGGAaaattgattaattgaattaaccTTGAAAACTGATTCTCATCATTCTTAAGTTTTGAAACTAGattgataagtgacataaaatcaacTAGGTTAAACTCTTATGAGTTGTGTGGTTTTATAAATCAGAAACGTGCTTACCTCTTTTCTTAATTAAGTGACTAAGGGATTAGCATTTGATTatattaaagagaaattgaattaccaagggattatgatttaattattaacGATTTGCCATAAAAGAATCGTTGCATGATTAGAATAGAAAGCGAAAAGTGTTAATTCAGATGActaacatctctgaaaccttaactttcTTAATCATATACCTTTTTTACACTCACTGCTTGCTTCTGTTTTTGCTACGTTTAACTGCTGCTTACGCTTAAAGCCTTTCAAAACCCGAATTTGCTAGTTTGACTAGATTaattgattgatcttgcttgcttaACTCGTTAatactcgtgggatcgaccctcattcacctgaggtactacttgattcgatccggtacacttgtcggtgttTTGTGGATTGTAAAATCCGCATCGGTGCCTTTTTATCTTTCTATCTATTGTTaagca
This window contains:
- the LOC140180132 gene encoding uncharacterized protein; its protein translation is MLFCDLALSFSAPPSLLQPLLYGDTVTTLFTPHGEHRGRCYILSVGRLCIFSKRILGDKLHFRTLLKAKRPCPYLPLLLAPHPNTALLCYATTAALLCRTAFVALQLCTAVVALLLRSNDVAALLHRTTTSPCSSASLLTTALLCLPSPLLLVPPLLLHNSEIRKYQKSTELLIRKLPFQRLVREIAQNFKVYDCYIEAIAAVTVAIVFSSSIDSCQNGCVAACVPLCHQITVKGVTTAHFSNQFAGVTLYHPKPYL